The Streptomyces luteogriseus genome includes a window with the following:
- a CDS encoding SsgA family sporulation/cell division regulator: MNSFVHKTLVVQLQAGDTDRFSVLAHLSYDAADPFAVTVVFSHDGRVLARWQLDREMLGEALRRPVGVGDVRMRPESRGMWQELRLEFLGDARADGGRHHAVVFAWAPGFAAFLRETYEVVRPGREEVHVDDFLAGVLAGG; the protein is encoded by the coding sequence GTGAACTCGTTCGTCCACAAGACCCTGGTGGTGCAGCTCCAGGCGGGCGACACGGACCGTTTCTCCGTGCTCGCCCACCTGAGCTACGACGCCGCGGACCCGTTCGCCGTCACCGTGGTCTTCAGCCATGACGGCCGCGTCCTCGCCCGGTGGCAGCTGGACCGGGAGATGCTCGGTGAGGCGCTGCGGCGTCCGGTCGGGGTGGGCGACGTGCGGATGCGCCCGGAGTCCCGGGGCATGTGGCAGGAACTGCGCCTGGAGTTCCTCGGCGACGCCCGCGCCGACGGCGGGCGCCACCACGCCGTGGTGTTCGCCTGGGCGCCGGGGTTCGCGGCGTTCCTACGGGAGACCTACGAGGTGGTGCGGCCGGGCCGCGAGGAGGTCCATGTCGACGACTTCCTGGCGGGCGTTCTCGCGGGGGGCTGA
- a CDS encoding DUF6328 family protein, with product MADAAEGGVMRRGRNETEEERADRMWQELIQEVRVAQMGVQILFGFLLTVVFTEKYDDLSGTDQTIYLVTVVLGACATGALIGPVALHRIVAGRRVKPQAVRLASRLTLLGLVLLLATTTASLLLILRVATHDGFVPYLVAGVVGWYLLCWFVLPLWTRHRYTSR from the coding sequence GTGGCGGACGCGGCAGAGGGCGGGGTCATGCGCCGGGGGCGCAACGAGACGGAGGAGGAGAGAGCGGACCGGATGTGGCAGGAGCTCATCCAGGAGGTCCGCGTGGCGCAGATGGGCGTCCAGATCCTCTTCGGCTTCCTCCTCACGGTGGTGTTCACCGAGAAGTACGACGACCTCTCCGGCACCGACCAGACGATCTATCTCGTGACGGTCGTCCTCGGTGCCTGCGCGACCGGGGCACTCATCGGCCCGGTGGCCCTGCACCGCATCGTCGCCGGGCGGCGCGTCAAACCCCAGGCGGTCCGGCTGGCCTCTCGGCTCACCCTGCTCGGCCTCGTGCTGCTGCTCGCCACGACGACCGCCTCACTGCTGCTCATCCTGCGCGTGGCCACGCACGACGGATTCGTGCCCTACCTGGTGGCCGGGGTGGTCGGCTGGTACCTGCTGTGCTGGTTCGTCCTGCCGCTGTGGACCCGGCATCGCTACACGTCGAGGTGA